The genomic DNA TCATGAGCGTCCCCGTCGTGATTAAAATGGGTGATGTAGCGCTGAGAGAGGGGAGAGCCGCATGAAAATTGACTATCATACGCATCATGCCCGCTGTGGTCATGCGATGGGAAATCTGGAAGAGTATGTGCAGCAGGGTATTCGGCTGGGACTGGATCAGCTCGGCCTGTCCGATCATATGCCGCTACTGCATGTAAATCCGGCCGACTATTACCCGGAGATGGCGATGCCTATGGAAGAGCTGCCCCGATATGTGGAAGAATGTCTGGAACTAAAGGAACGTTATAAGGGACAGATTGACATTCGTGTCGGCTTGGAAGGCGACTACATTGAGGGCTGGGAACGGGAAATCGAAGACATCATCACTGCGTATCCGTGGGATTATGTGATTGGCTCGGTCCATTTCCTAGGTGAATGGGATGTCACGGACTATCGCCAGGTACACCATTGGGAAGGTAAAAATGTGCTGGAGGTGTACCGCACTTATTATGATGCAGTTACCAAAGCGTCAGCTACCGGATTGTATGACATCATGGGGCATCTGGATGTCATTAAGCGCTTCGGCCACTATCCGAAGCTGGAGGAAGCGGAGGAGCTGCGCGAGCTGGAGCGCTCCACACTATCGGCCGTTGCCCGCAGCGGGCGGGCGATCGAGCTGAACGCATCGGGGCTATCCAAGCCCTGTGCGGAGATGTTCCCGAGCCGACGCATGCTGGAGGAGGCATTGTCGCTGGGCATCCCGCTGACGGTAGGCTCGGATGCACATGATCCGGCGAAGCTGTCCGAGCATTTGGAGAAGGCGCGTGCGCTTTTGCATGAGGTCGGATATCGTGAGCTTGCCGTATTCCGACAGCGTGAGCGCTCGACGGTGCCGTTGACGCTTTGATGTCTATGTTCTGCCTAAATATAGCCTATATAGCCCGATGACCAGCCGAACGCTGCCTTTTTACACATGAAGGCGCGTGCGGCTATTTGGCTTATTCACTCATTTTTCAGCGGCTGAGCCAGAGCCAGGTTCCGTTTTTTGGGATGAGGTATACCCTACTGTCAAGTCGTTTTGAAGTTGTGGTATACTGAAGGGTATGAACATGCCAGTTACAGTTAAAGGAGGTGCCTTTGTTATTTATGAAAGGGAAACATCTGCGAGCTTCGGGACCTAGCCCTAAGATTATTGTTTTGCGTTTCGACGCATCTTTCTTTTTTGAGAAAGCTGTGCGCTCGCTTGATCGCAATCATTATGACAAGGCATTGAAATATTTTCGCAAAGCCGTTGAATATGAACCGGATAATCCGGTGAATCATTGCAATATGGCGGGTATATTATCAGAGATGGGGGATTATGCAGGTTCGAATGAGATCCTGTCCTCTGTTCTGAGCGACGTAGACCCGTCGATGACAGAGTGTTACTTCTATATGGCGAATAATTACGCCAATATGGAGCAGTTTGAAGAAGCGGAGAAAGCCTTGGTCACGTATTTGGAGGAGGACGAAGAAGGACAGTTTCTCGATGAAGCCGAGGAAATGATGGAGCTGCTCTATTATGAGTTGGACCGTCCAACCAAGCTGAACCGCATTAAGGCCCGGCAGGGAGTGGTCGAGCATGATCAGGCCCGTGTCCTGCTGGAGGAAGGGAAGTTTGCTCAGGCGGCCCAATTGCTTAAGCAAATTTCAGAGGAACAGCCGGACATGTTCGCTGCGCGGAACAATCTGGCGCTGGCGTATTACTACATGGGACTGTTTCAAAATGCGAAGTCTACCATTCTTCGGGTGCTGGAGGATGAACCGGGTAACTTGCATGCGCTATGCAACCTGGCGATCTTTTATCAGCATGAGGGCGGCGGCCCTGAATTGGATCGTCTGATTCAAACGTTGACGGTCACCATACCATTTCAGGAGGAGCAGGTATTCAAGCTGGCTACTACGATGGGGATTCTCGGACGTCATGAGGAGGCTTACAGACATTTCCGCAGGTTGCTTCAAGGCGGCGGAGAGAATAATGATGACGCCTCCCTGTATCATTATACGGCAGTGGCTGCCAGCAATACGGGAAGATATGCAGAAGCCCGGCGGTTGTGGGGGCATTTGCAAAAGCAGGATGCTTCCTCGGAAGTTCCGCGGTTTTTCCTGTCCCGGCTGGAGGAGCTCCAGCAGGAGGGTACACCGCTACAAGTGCTTAGCTACCATTACCACCTCCCCTTTGAGGAACAATTCCGCATGTGGGAGAAGTTCGGAGCTGACCAGGTGCCTGACAGTATGAAGCGGGACCCGCTAATCCGGTCTTCCTTCTTCTGGGCGTTGCGCCACGGCGATCGAGCGACACAGCTTCAAGTCATTCAGGCGCTAAGCCTGATCGGTGACGATGAGGTGCGGCAGGCATTGGAATCCTTCGTAGAAGACCCGGATCAGGAAGGCGAGTTGAAACGGCGCGCCTTGCAGGTGCTGCAAGAGCTGACGGAGCCGCCAGTTAAGGATATACAGGAGACAAATCAGGAAATGGAACGAATTCTGCGACCAGAGTCAGAGAAGGTTCACCACGTATCCGAAGATGAGGTGCCTGCCCATTCAACTGTCCATCCAGAATGGCAGGCAGTGCTGGATAAGGTACTTGACGTGATGAGCAAGCCGTCCGATCCGGTCATGCAGCGCGATTTGAGGTCACTTTGGCTGGAATATCTGGATCGGCTTGCCCCGGAGGTCCCGATTGTTCAGCATACTGAGGGATGGGCAGCGGCGCTGGAATACTTGACAGCCAAAATGAATCATCATTCGGTGACCTATCAGGAAGTAGCTGACCGTTATGGTATTTCCGTATCGACCGTAAGCCGCTATGCACGCCAGATTGACAGCGTGTGCGGTATCAAGCAGAAGATGAAACAGCCGCTCTCCACGTTTAAAAAGCAGGTCTGATACCTGCTCCAAACACCACCTAAAGGAGGCAACAAACGTATGTATAAATCCATAATTATTGGTACAGGTCCTGCAGGCTACACAGCAGCTATTTATTTGGCGCGTGCAAACATGAATCCACTGATCATTGAGGGAATGCAGCCCGGCGGGCAGCTTACCACAACGACTGAAATTGAAAATTTTCCGGGTTTTGAGCAAGGCATCCTCGGACCTGAGTTGATGGATAACATGCGCAAGCAGGCCGAACGCTTTGGCGCTGAATTTACTTCCGGCTGGGTAGAAGAAGTGGATTTCAGCAAGCGTCCTTTTAAAGTGAAGGTAGAGGGAAAAGGCATCATTGAGGCGGAGTCGGTGATTATTGCTACAGGAGCATCCGCCAGATATCTCGGTATTCCGGGTGAACAGGACAATGTAGGACGCGGAGTCAGCACTTGCGCCACCTGCGACGGCTTCTTTTTCCGTGAGAAAAAGATCATTGTAGTGGGTGGTGGCGATTCAGCCATGGAGGAAGCGAGCTTCCTGACCCGGTTTGCTTCCAGTGTAACCTTGGTTCACCGTCGCGATGAGCTGCGGGCATCTAAAATTATGCAGGATCGCGCACGGGAAAATGAAAAAGTACATTGGGCGTTAAACCGGACTCCTTTGGAGGTCGTAACGGGAGAGACGGGATTAAAGGGCTTGAAGGTACACAATAATGAGACGAATCAGGATGAGCTGATCGAGGCAGATGGTGTTTTCGTGGCAATCGGACATACGCCTAATACGGGCTTCCTGAACGGTCAAATCAGTACAGACGATCATGGCTATATTCAAGTGAAGCCTGGAACGACAGAAACGAACATTCCCGGGGTATTTGCCTGCGGGGACGTGCAGGATAACCGTTATCGTCAAGCCATTACGGCTGCGGGAACGGGTTGCATGGCGGCTATGGACTGCGAGAAATATCTCGAAGGCAGCGCTGTTCATGACTGGAGCGAAACACTGGATCAATAAAGAAAGCTACAGGATACAGTATGGCTAAGGTAGGGGCTAGGGTAGGCCCTGTTAAGCCGTGTCTTAGATTCAGGAAGAGAAAGCCTGCTGCATCTGCACAGGCTTTCTCCTTTTTATGGAATATGAGACTTGGAATTCCGCTAATCCTGCACTTTTCAACAGGGAAGTGTCCTTGACCGTAACGGGGGCTTCAATTATAGTTGGAACGTAGGTAACTATTATAAGTTCAAGATTTTAATCATATATTTCATACACAGTTTTTAAGTAAACATAAAGGTGGCTTGGAACATGTCTGAAAGTATCTATGTGGGTGTCGATTTGGGCGGTACAGCAATCAAGGTGGGCATTTGTAATGAAGACGGACAGCTTTTGCACACATACGAAGGACCAACGGAAACAGCTAAGGGCGTAGACGTTGTGATCAGCAATATCGAAAAATATGTGCGGCACATTGTTGAGCAATCTCCTTATGAATGGGATCAACTGAAGGGTGTCGGAGCGGGCGTTGCCGGTTTTACGAATGTTCGCGAAGGTATTATAGTTCTCGCTCCCAACATTGGCTTTCGTGACGTACCGATTCGTGCGCTGTTGGAAGAACGGATCGGCAAGCCTGTAAAAATAGACAACGATGCTAACGTCGCTGCACTTGGCGAAGCTTGGGCCGGGGCGGGCAAAGGCATAGAAAACTGCGTATGCTATACCCTGGGTACGGGTGTAGGCGGTGGTATTATTATCAATGGGAAAATCTATCAGGGCTTCTCAGGTATGGCCGGAGAAATTGGCCACATTAGCGTCGTACCGGATTTGGAGGCCATTCAGTGTGGCTGCGGCAAAATGGGCTGTCTGGAAACCGTATCTTCCGCAACGGGCATTATCCGTATGGCAAATGACGCTGTGGAACGTGGAGATCGGACTTCCCTGGCGCTGGTAGATCAAATCGCAGCCAAAGAAGTATTTGATGCAGCCAAGGCCGGGGATGAGGTTGCGTTGCGTATCGTGAAGCGGGCTGCCTTTTATTTGGGTAAATCTATGGCAGCGGTTGCCACCGTGCTAAACCCGGAGCTGTTTATTGTAGGCGGTGGTGTTTCCAAAGCAGGCGATTTCTTGTTCGAAGAGATGCGTCTGGTATATGCCAAACTGACACCTGAGCCACTCCAGCAAGGGGTATTTATTGTTCCGGCGGCGCTTGGCAATGACGCAGGTATCGTAGGAGCAGCGGGTTTGCTGCTGCGCTCCTGATCCATAGGTTACTGACATAGAGTGTGTTGAAGCAAAAGGAGAGGGAAGTCCATATGACAGACAACCTAAAAAACGCTGCGCCGTGGGCAACACTCATTATTATTACGGGAATGTCAGGTGCAGGGAAGACCATTGCAGTGCAAAGCCTGGAAGATTTGGGCTTCTTCTGCGTTGATAATTTACCGCCTGTGCTGATTCCCAAGTTTGCTGAACTAATCGAGCAGTCCAACGGTAAGATAGGTAAAGTGGCGCTGGTGATTGACTTGCGCGGACGAGAATTTTTTACAGCTTTGTCGGAATCATTGAACTATATTAAGGATCATTTTACGATTCATTGTGAGATTTTGTTCCTGAATGCCAACGACGGTGTTCTCGTACAGCGATACAAGGAAAGCCGTCGCCGTCACCCGCTTGCTCCGGATGGTATGCCTCTGGACGGAATACGACTGGAGCGCAAAATGCTGGAGGAGCTGAAAAGCTCGGCAACACAGGTCATTGATACAAGTGTGATGAAGCCTGCAACTTTAAAGACGCGGATTATTTCCCGATTTTCTCATCTGGAGAGCAGCATGCTTTCCGTAAACATTACCTCTTTCGGCTTCAAATATGGTATTCCCATTGATGCCGATCTCATATTCGACGTGCGTTTCCTGCCCAATCCTCACTATGTGGACCAATTGCGGCCACACACCGGACAGGATAGTGATGTGTATGATTATGTTATGAAATGGCCAGAGACTCAGGCATTCCTGACCAAGCTGCTGGATATGTTACATTTTTTGATTCCGCAATACCGCAAGGAAGGCAAAAGCCAGGTCATTATCGGTATCGGGTGTACCGGCGGTAAGCATCGTTCTGTCGCGATATCTGAATATTTAGGAAAAATGCTGGGTGCCAGTGAAACAGAATCAGTTTCTGTTTCACATCGGGATGCTGATCGGGACCGGCATTAATGAGGTGAAAACATGAAAGAGACCGGATCACAACGGGAGCGCCCTCGTATTGTTGTTATGGGCGGCGGAACCGGCTTGTCCGTCATGCTGCGGGGGTTGAAACAAAAGCCGCTGGATATAACGGCCATTGTTACAGTCGCTGACGATGGCGGAAGCTCCGGGATATTGCGCAGTGAGCTGCAAATGCCCCCTCCGGGGGATATTCGAAATGTATTGACTGCACTGGCTGATGTAGAGCCGGTGATGTCCGATATGCTGAAATACCGTTTCGGCGCAGGATCAGGCTTGGCAGGCCATAGTCTGGGCAACCTGATTTTAGCGGCGATGACCGATATATCGGGTGATTTTGTGACGGCGGTGCGTGAGCTTAGCCGTGTATTTGCTGTACGGGGGCGTGTGCTGCCAGCGGCTGAAGAAGGCGTTGTGCTGAGTGCCGAAATGGAGGATGGCACGGTGGTTACCGGTGAATCCAAAATCCCGGAAGCGGGCGGCAGAATCAAACGTGTTTTTCTTGAACCGACTCACGTGGAGCCGTTGCCTGAGGCTGTAGAGGCCATTAATCAAGCTGATGCGATCCTGATTGGTCCTGGCAGTCTGTACACCAGCATTTTGCCTAATCTCCTCGTACCGAAGCTTGCAGAGGCTGTGGTGAAATCTGACGCCATCAAAATATTCGTCTGCAACGTCATGACTCAGCCGGGTGAAACGGATGGATATACCGTAGGAGACCACTTGCAGGCTATTTATGAGCATGTAGGGCATCATTTGTTTGATTATGTAATTGTCAATAATGGAGATATTCCGCCCCAAGTACAGGAAATGTATGCCGAGCAGGGAGCCAAGCCAGTTCAAGTAGACATGGGAGAGCTGACCGACCGGGGATATAAAGTGGTTGCAGATACGCTTGTTCTGTTCCGCACCTATTTACGGCATGATGCCGACAAACTGAGCCAGCACATTTACCAATTGGTACAAAACTGGATATTAAGAAGGAGGTGAGTCCCTTGTCCTTTGCGGCACAAACCAAAAAAGAGCTTACGATGATTGAAAGCCAGCCCTGCTGTGAAAAAGCGGAACTATCTGCGCTCATACGTATGCTCGGGTCCGTACAACTGTCCAATAAAAGGGTGATATTGGATGTGTCCACAGAAAATGCCGCGATTGCAAGGCGGATTTACTCCTTGATCAAAAAACATTTTCAAGTTCATATCGAGCTGCTTGTACGGAAAAAAATGCGTCTGAAAAAAAATAACGTGTACATTGTCCGCATTCCTAGCGGTGTACAAGAGCTGTTAAAGGATCTTTATATCGTATCAGAAGGGTTCTTGTTCACGGACGGGATTAATCGGGATATCATTCGGAAAAACTGTTGTAAGCGGGCTTATTTGCGAGGCGCTTTTATGGCAGGTGGTTCTGTGAACAACCCGGAGGGTTCGTCTTACCATCTGGAGATTTCCTCGATGTATGAGGAGCATTGCCAGGCGCTGGTCGATCTGGCGAATGAGTTTCATCTGAATGCCCGTTGTATTGAGCGAAAAAAAGGCTTTATTCTCTACATCAAGGAAGGCGAAAAGATCATTGAGCTACTTAGCATTATTGGGGCGCATCAGGCTTTGTTCAAATTTGAGGATGTCCGCATCATGCGTGATATGCGCAATTCCGTGAACCGGATTGTTAATTGCGAAACGGCTAATCTGAACAAGACGATTGGAGCTGCTGTCCGGCAAATTGAGAATATCAAGCTGCTGGAGAGAGAAGTTGGCCTGGATACGCTGCCAGATAAGCTGCGCGAGGTGGCGGAAATCCGTCTCGCTCATCCTGATTTGAATTTAAAAGAAGTCGGGGAAATGCTCAAAGGGGTTGTGAGTAAGTCGGGTGTCAATCATCGACTTCGCAAAATTGACGAGATGGCTGACAAAATCAGGGGAGAAAACGGCCTGATTCCATAAAAGGAGTGTCTGTGGGGCTTCTGCCCCGGTTTTTTTAGTTTTTTTTCTAGTGTCTGTCCCGGGTTAATGTTATAATGTGATAAATAAAATGGAGTAAGTAGTGTCCAGATTTATTTGATGAGGGGGTAAGCTGACATGTCAAAACATCCGGTAGTCGTACGCTTGAAAACAGGACTGCACGCCAGACCTGCTGCGTTGTTCGTACAGGAAGCGAATAAATATTCATCCGAGATTTTTGTGGAAAAAGAAGACAAAAAAGTTAATGCCAAGAGTATTATGGGTATTATGAGCCTTGCTATCAGTACAGGTACTGAAATTTACATTAGTGCTGAAGGTGCGGACGCCGAGCAGGCTGTAAACGCTTTAGTAAGTCTGGTTAGTAAGGTAGAGCTGGAAAATCAATAAACAAACATCTGTTTTGTGATATGGTATATGCTCTTAGTGAAAAGCCCCTTTGGGGCTTTTTTTGTACCCGAAAAAACAGAGTGGGCAATCCCCCCGTTGGGCTTATCCAATGTGGTCTCATTGAATACCGACACTGTGTTTGGCCCAAGCTACAAGTAATTTACATTCTGTGATGGTATTCTATTCGGAAAATGTGACGCCTAACTGCAACCTTTTCTCTTTGTTTCCGTCTGGAAGGTACACACATCATCAAGAAAAGAGGGCGAATATGATGAAACATTGGACAAAAGCTGCAAATACAGCGGTTCTGGCAGGAGCATTATTGGCAGGAGTAGTAGCGGGAGGATTATGGACAGGAGCAGATCGTGCCTATGCCGCGTCAGCAGCTACGACGGTTAGCAGTGTAATTAATGTGAGCGGCAGCGGGGAAGTATTGGTTAAGCCCGATATTGCCTATTTATCCATCGGCGTACAATCTGAAGGAAATACAGCCGCTGCTGCTCAGAAAGCCAACGCCTCTAAAATAAGTAAGGTCACACAACTGCTGAAAGAAAAGTGGAGCATCAGTGCTGATGACATACAGACGAGCCAGTTCTACGTACAGCCTAACTATACCTACGACGAAAAACAAGGTCAGAAGCTCAAAGGCTACATTGCCAACCATACACTTTCCGTCAAGTACCGTAATTTGGATAAAATTGGTCAGTTACTGGATGAGGCTACACAGTCTGGAGCGAACAACGTGGATAATGTGCGTTTTTCAGTAGAAAACTCTTCAGCTTATGAAGAAGAGGCGATTGCCAAGGCGTTGGGAAATGCTCAATCCAAAGCCAGTGCTGTAGCCAAGGCAACCAAACGCGGGCTTGGAACTCTCTTGAACGTAACGGTAGATGGGGGAGATGCCCAAACCTTCACACAACGTGAGACTGCTATGAACAAGGCACTCTTTGATACAAATGGTGGAACAGAGATACAATCTGGTCAAGTGACTGTGAAAGTCCAAGTGTCGGCACAATACGAATTGAACTAACGTACAGATGATAACGGAGCCACAAGCGCCTGCTTTATGCAGGATGCCTTGCTGGCTTTTTTTATAAGCCGAAACTATTTTGTAATGAGTCTGTAACAGCTGGCGCCTACTAGATGTACAGATTGAAATCGGGGAGTGTACAGATTGTAAACTACGAACATAGGGGTATAGATATAATAAGTAAAGTAATCAACACACATAGAGTACGCACATCTACAACAGGAGGAATACTTAATATGAACAAGCACACGAAAAAATGGGGCTCCGCACTGCTGGCAGCGGGAATTTTAGCAGGAGTCACAGTTGTTCCCGTTTCCTATAGTGAGGCGGCTTCATCCAAACAACAGGCTACAGCACAGCAGCCAGGTATTTCTATCCATTGGAACGGTAAAACGTTGGCAGCCAAAGGAGTCCAGGTAAACGGAAGCACACTCATTCCAGTAGCAGCACTGCG from Paenibacillus sp. FSL R10-2782 includes the following:
- the hisJ gene encoding histidinol-phosphatase HisJ gives rise to the protein MKIDYHTHHARCGHAMGNLEEYVQQGIRLGLDQLGLSDHMPLLHVNPADYYPEMAMPMEELPRYVEECLELKERYKGQIDIRVGLEGDYIEGWEREIEDIITAYPWDYVIGSVHFLGEWDVTDYRQVHHWEGKNVLEVYRTYYDAVTKASATGLYDIMGHLDVIKRFGHYPKLEEAEELRELERSTLSAVARSGRAIELNASGLSKPCAEMFPSRRMLEEALSLGIPLTVGSDAHDPAKLSEHLEKARALLHEVGYRELAVFRQRERSTVPLTL
- a CDS encoding tetratricopeptide repeat protein, which produces MKGKHLRASGPSPKIIVLRFDASFFFEKAVRSLDRNHYDKALKYFRKAVEYEPDNPVNHCNMAGILSEMGDYAGSNEILSSVLSDVDPSMTECYFYMANNYANMEQFEEAEKALVTYLEEDEEGQFLDEAEEMMELLYYELDRPTKLNRIKARQGVVEHDQARVLLEEGKFAQAAQLLKQISEEQPDMFAARNNLALAYYYMGLFQNAKSTILRVLEDEPGNLHALCNLAIFYQHEGGGPELDRLIQTLTVTIPFQEEQVFKLATTMGILGRHEEAYRHFRRLLQGGGENNDDASLYHYTAVAASNTGRYAEARRLWGHLQKQDASSEVPRFFLSRLEELQQEGTPLQVLSYHYHLPFEEQFRMWEKFGADQVPDSMKRDPLIRSSFFWALRHGDRATQLQVIQALSLIGDDEVRQALESFVEDPDQEGELKRRALQVLQELTEPPVKDIQETNQEMERILRPESEKVHHVSEDEVPAHSTVHPEWQAVLDKVLDVMSKPSDPVMQRDLRSLWLEYLDRLAPEVPIVQHTEGWAAALEYLTAKMNHHSVTYQEVADRYGISVSTVSRYARQIDSVCGIKQKMKQPLSTFKKQV
- the trxB gene encoding thioredoxin-disulfide reductase; translation: MYKSIIIGTGPAGYTAAIYLARANMNPLIIEGMQPGGQLTTTTEIENFPGFEQGILGPELMDNMRKQAERFGAEFTSGWVEEVDFSKRPFKVKVEGKGIIEAESVIIATGASARYLGIPGEQDNVGRGVSTCATCDGFFFREKKIIVVGGGDSAMEEASFLTRFASSVTLVHRRDELRASKIMQDRARENEKVHWALNRTPLEVVTGETGLKGLKVHNNETNQDELIEADGVFVAIGHTPNTGFLNGQISTDDHGYIQVKPGTTETNIPGVFACGDVQDNRYRQAITAAGTGCMAAMDCEKYLEGSAVHDWSETLDQ
- a CDS encoding ROK family glucokinase is translated as MSESIYVGVDLGGTAIKVGICNEDGQLLHTYEGPTETAKGVDVVISNIEKYVRHIVEQSPYEWDQLKGVGAGVAGFTNVREGIIVLAPNIGFRDVPIRALLEERIGKPVKIDNDANVAALGEAWAGAGKGIENCVCYTLGTGVGGGIIINGKIYQGFSGMAGEIGHISVVPDLEAIQCGCGKMGCLETVSSATGIIRMANDAVERGDRTSLALVDQIAAKEVFDAAKAGDEVALRIVKRAAFYLGKSMAAVATVLNPELFIVGGGVSKAGDFLFEEMRLVYAKLTPEPLQQGVFIVPAALGNDAGIVGAAGLLLRS
- the rapZ gene encoding RNase adapter RapZ, which codes for MTDNLKNAAPWATLIIITGMSGAGKTIAVQSLEDLGFFCVDNLPPVLIPKFAELIEQSNGKIGKVALVIDLRGREFFTALSESLNYIKDHFTIHCEILFLNANDGVLVQRYKESRRRHPLAPDGMPLDGIRLERKMLEELKSSATQVIDTSVMKPATLKTRIISRFSHLESSMLSVNITSFGFKYGIPIDADLIFDVRFLPNPHYVDQLRPHTGQDSDVYDYVMKWPETQAFLTKLLDMLHFLIPQYRKEGKSQVIIGIGCTGGKHRSVAISEYLGKMLGASETESVSVSHRDADRDRH
- a CDS encoding YvcK family protein, with amino-acid sequence MKETGSQRERPRIVVMGGGTGLSVMLRGLKQKPLDITAIVTVADDGGSSGILRSELQMPPPGDIRNVLTALADVEPVMSDMLKYRFGAGSGLAGHSLGNLILAAMTDISGDFVTAVRELSRVFAVRGRVLPAAEEGVVLSAEMEDGTVVTGESKIPEAGGRIKRVFLEPTHVEPLPEAVEAINQADAILIGPGSLYTSILPNLLVPKLAEAVVKSDAIKIFVCNVMTQPGETDGYTVGDHLQAIYEHVGHHLFDYVIVNNGDIPPQVQEMYAEQGAKPVQVDMGELTDRGYKVVADTLVLFRTYLRHDADKLSQHIYQLVQNWILRRR
- the whiA gene encoding DNA-binding protein WhiA, whose translation is MSFAAQTKKELTMIESQPCCEKAELSALIRMLGSVQLSNKRVILDVSTENAAIARRIYSLIKKHFQVHIELLVRKKMRLKKNNVYIVRIPSGVQELLKDLYIVSEGFLFTDGINRDIIRKNCCKRAYLRGAFMAGGSVNNPEGSSYHLEISSMYEEHCQALVDLANEFHLNARCIERKKGFILYIKEGEKIIELLSIIGAHQALFKFEDVRIMRDMRNSVNRIVNCETANLNKTIGAAVRQIENIKLLEREVGLDTLPDKLREVAEIRLAHPDLNLKEVGEMLKGVVSKSGVNHRLRKIDEMADKIRGENGLIP
- a CDS encoding HPr family phosphocarrier protein gives rise to the protein MSKHPVVVRLKTGLHARPAALFVQEANKYSSEIFVEKEDKKVNAKSIMGIMSLAISTGTEIYISAEGADAEQAVNALVSLVSKVELENQ
- a CDS encoding SIMPL domain-containing protein (The SIMPL domain is named for its presence in mouse protein SIMPL (signalling molecule that associates with mouse pelle-like kinase). Bacterial member BP26, from Brucella, was shown to assemble into a channel-like structure, while YggE from E. coli has been associated with resistance to oxidative stress.), coding for MKHWTKAANTAVLAGALLAGVVAGGLWTGADRAYAASAATTVSSVINVSGSGEVLVKPDIAYLSIGVQSEGNTAAAAQKANASKISKVTQLLKEKWSISADDIQTSQFYVQPNYTYDEKQGQKLKGYIANHTLSVKYRNLDKIGQLLDEATQSGANNVDNVRFSVENSSAYEEEAIAKALGNAQSKASAVAKATKRGLGTLLNVTVDGGDAQTFTQRETAMNKALFDTNGGTEIQSGQVTVKVQVSAQYELN